In Silene latifolia isolate original U9 population chromosome X, ASM4854445v1, whole genome shotgun sequence, the following proteins share a genomic window:
- the LOC141617215 gene encoding F-box/LRR-repeat protein At3g26922-like isoform X1: protein MDSDLRTLNKCRWLEGKLENRIEALPDDVLISIVSHLNLKEAARTSVISRSWRYLWTHTTGGLDFVESIPKHTEQNILDLSRFKLIDWVNQVLNVHKASTLDVFKVSFGISDESSNVINKWIKFALQRRVKRLLLDFRCIESSPYAKFSVTTHVFTNCPLGSLTCLHLKNVDMTETVLEFILLNFPLLQVLHLNSVSSLARLKIAGPSPFLRCLKIKHCFSLHSLEVHAVNIVSFAYHGPTVKKFFKKVPRLVEASINEDFLIKNIHKFSSYFSRLESLKLDLQDWHWMVGCFPELPKFKKLKYLKLSWSRNIIECFMALCTRLLNASPLLQRFVLKTYSILKNEDKDILTPVQRSSFYRHKQLKVIKLRGFRGYTKDVELALWLSARFSGLGTLVVDPCPISSLGQCGKWDIEKAVTRAQCMQNLMPVGIKFVIASHQSKEL from the exons ATGGATTCGGATTTAAGAACTTTAAATAAG TGTCGCTGGTTGGAAGGCAAGTTGGAAAATCGGATTGAGGCGCTGCCAGATGATGTTCTTATCTCAATAGTATCTCATCTGAACCTGAAGGAAGCAGCAAGAACTAGTGTTATATCTCGTAGTTGGAGATATCTTTGGACACATACGACCGGTGGATTGGACTTTGTTGAATCTATTCCCAAACATACTGAGCAGAACATACTTGACCTATCTAGGTTCAAGCTTATAGATTGGGTAAATCAGGTGTTGAATGTGCATAAAGCTTCTACTCTAGATGTTTTTAAAGTTAGTTTTGGTATTTCTGATGAAAGTTCAAATGTGATAAATAAATGGATCAAGTTTGCGTTACAAAGGAGAGTCAAACGGCTTTTGTTGGATTTCAGATGCATTGAAAGTTCACCTTATGCGAAATTTTCCGTTACAACTCATGTTTTCACCAACTGCCCTCTTGGTTCATTGACTTGTCTTCATCTGAAAAACGTAGACATGACTGAGACAGTTCTCGAGTTTATTCTTTTGAATTTCCCTCTGCTTCAAGTTTTGCATCTCAATTCAGTATCGTCTTTAGCAAGGCTTAAAATTGCTGGCCCGTCACCATTTCTAAGGTGCCTAAAGATAAAGCATTGCTTCTCTTTGCACAGCCTTGAAGTACATGCTGTCAATATTGTGTCCTTTGCTTATCATGGTCCCACGGTAAAGAAGTTTTTCAAGAAAGTTCCCCGACTAGTCGAAGCCAGTATAAACGAGGACTTCTTGATAAAAAACATTCACAAATTCTCAAGTTACTTTTCTCGGTTGGAGTCTCTTAAACTGGATTTACAAGACTGGCACTGG ATGGTTGGTTGCTTCCCAGAACTCCCCAAGTTTAAAAAACTCAAATACTTGAAACTAAGTTGGTCAAGGAACATCATAGAATGTTTTATGGCCTTGTGCACTCGGCTACTCAATGCATCTCCATTGCTGCAGAGATTTGTCCTGAAG ACTTATAGCATACTGAAAAATGAAGATAAAGACATTTTAACGCCGGTACAAAGAAGTTCCTTTTATCGACATAAGCAACTAAAGGTGATAAAACTTCGTGGCTTTCGTGGGTATACAAAAGATGTTGAATTAGCTCTTTGGTTGTCTGCTAGGTTTTCGGGCTTAGGGACGCTAGTCGTTGATCCTTGCCCTATATCGTCACTTGGTCAGTGTGGAAAATGGGATATTGAAAAAGCGGTCACTCGTGCACAATGTATGCAGAATTTGATGCCGGTAGGAATCAAATTTGTGATAGCCTCTCATCAAAGCAAGGAGCTTTAG
- the LOC141617215 gene encoding putative F-box/FBD/LRR-repeat protein At1g22000 isoform X2 yields the protein MDSDLRTLNKCRWLEGKLENRIEALPDDVLISIVSHLNLKEAARTSVISRSWRYLWTHTTGGLDFVESIPKHTEQNILDLSRFKLIDWVNQVLNVHKASTLDVFKVSFGISDESSNVINKWIKFALQRRVKRLLLDFRCIESSPYAKFSVTTHVFTNCPLGSLTCLHLKNVDMTETVLEFILLNFPLLQVLHLNSVSSLARLKIAGPSPFLRCLKIKHCFSLHSLEVHAVNIVSFAYHGPTVKKFFKKVPRLVEASINEDFLIKNIHKFSSYFSRLESLKLDLQDWHWMVGCFPELPKFKKLKYLKLSWSRNIIECFMALCTRLLNASPLLQRFVLKTYSILKNEDKDILTPVFGLRDASR from the exons ATGGATTCGGATTTAAGAACTTTAAATAAG TGTCGCTGGTTGGAAGGCAAGTTGGAAAATCGGATTGAGGCGCTGCCAGATGATGTTCTTATCTCAATAGTATCTCATCTGAACCTGAAGGAAGCAGCAAGAACTAGTGTTATATCTCGTAGTTGGAGATATCTTTGGACACATACGACCGGTGGATTGGACTTTGTTGAATCTATTCCCAAACATACTGAGCAGAACATACTTGACCTATCTAGGTTCAAGCTTATAGATTGGGTAAATCAGGTGTTGAATGTGCATAAAGCTTCTACTCTAGATGTTTTTAAAGTTAGTTTTGGTATTTCTGATGAAAGTTCAAATGTGATAAATAAATGGATCAAGTTTGCGTTACAAAGGAGAGTCAAACGGCTTTTGTTGGATTTCAGATGCATTGAAAGTTCACCTTATGCGAAATTTTCCGTTACAACTCATGTTTTCACCAACTGCCCTCTTGGTTCATTGACTTGTCTTCATCTGAAAAACGTAGACATGACTGAGACAGTTCTCGAGTTTATTCTTTTGAATTTCCCTCTGCTTCAAGTTTTGCATCTCAATTCAGTATCGTCTTTAGCAAGGCTTAAAATTGCTGGCCCGTCACCATTTCTAAGGTGCCTAAAGATAAAGCATTGCTTCTCTTTGCACAGCCTTGAAGTACATGCTGTCAATATTGTGTCCTTTGCTTATCATGGTCCCACGGTAAAGAAGTTTTTCAAGAAAGTTCCCCGACTAGTCGAAGCCAGTATAAACGAGGACTTCTTGATAAAAAACATTCACAAATTCTCAAGTTACTTTTCTCGGTTGGAGTCTCTTAAACTGGATTTACAAGACTGGCACTGG ATGGTTGGTTGCTTCCCAGAACTCCCCAAGTTTAAAAAACTCAAATACTTGAAACTAAGTTGGTCAAGGAACATCATAGAATGTTTTATGGCCTTGTGCACTCGGCTACTCAATGCATCTCCATTGCTGCAGAGATTTGTCCTGAAG ACTTATAGCATACTGAAAAATGAAGATAAAGACATTTTAACGCCG GTTTTCGGGCTTAGGGACGCTAGTCGTTGA